In a single window of the Planctomycetota bacterium genome:
- a CDS encoding glutamate synthase central domain-containing protein: MLDYPRPEGLYLPQCERDNCGFGFLCHMKGEASNAIVLRGLDMLENMEHRGACGCEPNTGDGAGIMVATPDKFFRRKAGELGFKLPQPGQYAVSMMFLPLDMVQRRNIEKLFTDICRQYDMSVIGWRDVPTNNVHIGPSAKAAEPRIRQAFVAANDRFYNKKDFNRRLYLVRQQVENKVEFGSEWPETTKKAFYICLLSSNRMVYKGMLTANQLRAYYPDLNDPEFVSPFAVVHSRFSTNTFPSWRLAQPFRYVAHNGEINTIRGNKNWMASRYGTLQSDKFGDELDKLFPIVSETVSDSATLDNALQFLSVNGGRSLAQCVLMMVPEAWQNHQHMDADLKAFYEYHAMQMEPWDGPAGIAFCNGEQIGAVLDRNGLRPARYYITHDDVLIMGSEAGAISVEPENVRRKWRLQPGRMLLCDFTEEKRIIDDEEVKHQLVEKRPWRNWVDEHMLELDSLGEAQREPVEERSLLHQQHAFGYTNEDLRMLMYPMAATGAEAVGSMGADTPLACLSDKPQLLFNYFKQLFAQVTNPPLDAIREELVTSLFTWIGRERNLLDETPKHARLVKLPTPILRDEELAKLAALDQPGFKATTISMLYDFHEKSLEQAVDDLCRQAADAVEDGTTILILSDRGVGPQHAAIPSMLATAAVHHHLIRCGTRTQAGLIIETGEAREGHHFCCLLGYGAGAINPYLALATIRDLHAENLLPAEMSVNRAEKNYVKAAGKAILKVASKMGISTVQSYRGAQIFEAIGIGPDVISKYFTGTASRIGGVDLATIADESLARHRRAFPPIEVEKAEVLDAGGFYQWRRDGEYHAWNPSSVSTLQKAVRLESQKAFGKFSKIINDESKRRATLRGLMEFTPANGLIDIDEVEPAKEIVKRFVTGAMSLGSISTEAHETLAKAMNHLGGKSNSGEGGEDPDRFNRLDAKPLKLGTDNPRRSAIKQVASGRFGVT; encoded by the coding sequence GAGTAACGCCATCGTGCTGCGCGGCTTGGACATGCTCGAAAACATGGAGCACCGCGGGGCGTGCGGATGTGAGCCGAACACCGGCGACGGGGCCGGGATCATGGTGGCGACGCCGGACAAGTTTTTCCGCCGCAAGGCCGGCGAGCTCGGCTTCAAACTTCCGCAGCCGGGGCAGTACGCCGTCTCGATGATGTTCCTCCCGCTCGACATGGTGCAGCGGCGAAACATCGAAAAGCTCTTCACCGACATCTGCCGGCAGTACGACATGTCGGTCATCGGCTGGCGTGACGTGCCGACCAACAACGTCCACATCGGCCCCAGCGCCAAGGCCGCCGAGCCACGCATTCGCCAGGCATTCGTCGCGGCCAACGATCGCTTCTACAACAAGAAGGACTTCAACCGCCGGCTCTACCTGGTCCGCCAGCAGGTCGAGAACAAGGTCGAGTTCGGCAGCGAGTGGCCGGAGACGACCAAGAAGGCGTTCTACATCTGCCTGCTCAGCTCCAACCGCATGGTCTACAAGGGCATGCTCACGGCCAACCAGCTGCGGGCCTACTACCCGGACCTCAACGACCCGGAGTTCGTCAGCCCGTTTGCCGTGGTCCACTCGCGTTTCTCGACGAACACGTTCCCGTCGTGGCGGCTGGCCCAGCCGTTCCGTTATGTGGCCCACAACGGCGAGATCAACACGATCCGCGGCAACAAGAACTGGATGGCCTCACGCTACGGCACCCTCCAGTCCGACAAGTTCGGCGACGAGCTCGACAAGCTCTTCCCGATCGTCTCCGAGACCGTCTCCGACTCGGCGACCCTCGACAACGCGCTGCAATTCCTCAGCGTCAACGGCGGTCGAAGCCTCGCCCAGTGCGTGCTGATGATGGTGCCCGAGGCGTGGCAGAACCACCAGCACATGGACGCCGACCTCAAGGCGTTTTACGAGTACCACGCGATGCAGATGGAGCCGTGGGACGGCCCGGCCGGCATCGCGTTCTGCAACGGCGAACAGATCGGTGCCGTCCTCGACCGCAACGGCCTCAGACCGGCGCGTTACTACATCACGCATGACGACGTGCTGATCATGGGCTCTGAGGCCGGGGCGATTTCCGTCGAGCCGGAGAACGTGCGGCGCAAGTGGCGCCTCCAGCCAGGCCGCATGCTGTTGTGCGACTTCACCGAAGAGAAACGCATCATCGACGACGAGGAGGTCAAGCACCAACTTGTCGAGAAGCGCCCGTGGCGCAACTGGGTCGACGAGCACATGCTCGAACTCGACAGCCTTGGCGAGGCTCAGCGCGAGCCGGTCGAGGAACGGTCGTTGCTGCACCAGCAACACGCCTTCGGCTACACCAACGAAGACCTGCGGATGCTCATGTATCCGATGGCCGCGACCGGGGCGGAAGCCGTCGGCTCGATGGGCGCGGATACGCCGTTGGCATGTCTGTCGGACAAGCCGCAGTTGCTGTTCAACTACTTCAAGCAGCTGTTCGCGCAGGTGACCAACCCGCCGCTGGACGCGATCCGCGAGGAGCTGGTGACGTCGTTGTTCACCTGGATCGGCCGGGAGCGAAACCTCCTCGACGAGACGCCGAAACACGCCCGATTGGTGAAGCTACCGACGCCGATCTTGCGGGACGAGGAACTTGCCAAGCTCGCCGCCCTCGATCAGCCCGGCTTCAAGGCGACGACGATTTCGATGCTCTACGACTTCCACGAGAAGTCGCTGGAGCAGGCCGTTGATGACCTCTGCCGCCAGGCCGCCGATGCGGTCGAGGACGGCACGACGATTCTGATTCTCTCGGATCGCGGCGTCGGTCCGCAGCACGCCGCGATCCCATCGATGCTCGCGACGGCCGCCGTACATCACCACCTCATCCGGTGCGGCACGCGCACCCAGGCCGGCCTGATCATCGAGACCGGCGAGGCACGTGAGGGGCACCATTTCTGCTGCCTGCTCGGCTACGGGGCGGGCGCGATCAACCCATACCTCGCGCTGGCCACCATCCGTGACCTGCACGCCGAGAACCTTCTGCCGGCCGAGATGTCGGTGAACCGTGCCGAGAAGAACTACGTCAAGGCCGCCGGCAAGGCGATCCTCAAGGTCGCGTCCAAAATGGGCATTAGCACCGTCCAGTCCTACCGCGGCGCGCAGATCTTCGAAGCCATCGGCATCGGGCCGGACGTGATCAGCAAGTACTTCACCGGCACCGCCAGCCGCATCGGCGGCGTCGACCTCGCGACGATCGCCGACGAATCCCTCGCCCGACATCGCCGCGCGTTCCCGCCGATCGAAGTGGAGAAAGCCGAAGTCCTCGACGCCGGCGGCTTCTACCAGTGGCGGCGTGACGGTGAGTACCACGCATGGAACCCATCGTCCGTGTCGACCCTTCAAAAGGCCGTTCGGCTCGAAAGTCAGAAGGCGTTCGGCAAGTTCTCCAAGATCATCAACGACGAATCCAAACGCCGGGCGACCCTTCGCGGCCTGATGGAGTTCACGCCGGCCAACGGGCTGATCGACATCGACGAAGTTGAGCCGGCCAAGGAGATCGTCAAGCGGTTCGTTACCGGCGCGATGAGCCTCGGCTCCATCTCGACCGAGGCCCACGAAACGCTCGCCAAGGCGATGAACCACCTCGGCGGGAAGTCCAACTCCGGCGAGGGCGGCGAAG